A single region of the Crassostrea angulata isolate pt1a10 unplaced genomic scaffold, ASM2561291v2 HiC_scaffold_72, whole genome shotgun sequence genome encodes:
- the LOC128168962 gene encoding uncharacterized protein LOC128168962, whose amino-acid sequence MRLYNLQGEVVKSIQTKTLQGPRHMSVTRNGDLVDEDARTVNIVKNTQIHIRVKVIRLRRWIPLYVCSTSFGDFLIVMDSDDERQTKIVRYSGFKEKQSIQYNPMGHPFYVSGFSPKFICENRNLDICVADLRAGAIVVVSQAGHIRFTYTGPSSKTRKTFSPIGITTDSQSRILTTDSYNNCIHILNYDGQFLCYIDNCYLQDPRGLCVDTRDNLFVAERSGRVKKIKYCK is encoded by the coding sequence ATGAGACTCTACAACCTGCAGGGAGAGGTTGTAAAGTCAATCCAAACTAAGACTCTCCAAGGGCCAAGGCACATGTCAGTGACAAGGAATGGAGATCTAGTTGATGAAGATGCTCGAACTGTAAACATAGtaaagaatacacagatacataTCAGAGTCAAGGTCATAAGACTACGTAGGTGGATACCTCTTTATGTCTGTAGTACCTCGTTTGGAGACTTCTTGATTGTAATGGACAGTGATGATGAAAGGCAAACAAAAATTGTGCGTTACTCTGGcttcaaagaaaaacaaagtattcagtacaaTCCCATGGGACATCCTTTCTATGTATCTGGATTTTCCCCTAAATTTATATGTGAGAACAGAAACCTAGACATCTGTGTGGCTGACCTTAGAGCCGGTGCTATAGTGGTGGTCAGTCAGGCCGGACAtatccggtttacctacaccgGTCCTTCCTCCAAAACCAGGAAAACATTTAGTCCAATCGGCATTACTACAGACAGCCAGAGTCGAATACTGACTACAGATAGTTACAACAACTGTATCCACATTCTAAACTACGACGGACAGTTTCTctgctacattgacaactgttaCTTACAGGATCCAcgtggtttatgtgtggacaccagggACAACCTCTTTGTCGCCGAAAGGTCAGGTAgagtgaaaaaaatcaaatactgcAAATAA
- the LOC128168960 gene encoding kyphoscoliosis peptidase-like: MGRCSSKPCCDISDVTTLSENRLISVQPMIDEKLAPTPPTLRRDDIISDISMFKKVDSYAAKAPKSTKLSLQNLSKYLSKASKSNLGRVRAFYYWICHHVELDLRSFLKNYKKPVAAEFTMHTKVALCYGYAELFAELCRLSSIPVKTIYGYLKGYGYNPTKPFKYAHSTNHAWNAVHVVGQWCLIDCTLGAGTVDEEGHYIREFENFYFLTDPDQLISTHFPYMEKSRKESRPWQLLQKPVTLQAFSKHVNRTITAFKWGVELVSHSEAVIPVTLSVTVFLKGTSRTLYNVLARLTDINGKILKRYTLVQNPDHNLFSVRVRPPNVGKFRLTVFGSVDQSDKILHEVVLYVLRCRQTEPVVYLYPKHLGIWRSRSDYQQYGFEPGADSPMIVSPRDGDLELTIPTRKDFPVTCRVTHSESKIKDIENYILLEKAENFLKIRGHLPEKGFYKLQIFCKSESGPYEPVLLFLIDCTRGAMFNALPFPVMYSSATEFHCQLIEPLVRELPEESSINIRFRSSDIIKAVVNGRRIEKGNDNIWRSTVRTHTAGGSLRIAGTNELKGRYWVLWEFTIVKGPNSIVLEDILTARSNTSHPPMTQRSDNQSTQRRPKHTSRIKEKTIVIKK, from the exons ATGGGGAGATGCTCTTCCAAACCTTGCTGTGACATATCTGACGTCACAACTCTATCAGAGAACCGCCTCATCAGTGTTCAGCCAATGATTGACGAGAAACTAGCGCCGACCCCGCCCACTCTCAGAAGGGATGACATCATTTCAGATATATCCATGTTCAAAAAAGTCGATAGCTATGCAGCCAAG GCCCCCAAATCCACGAAGCTTTCCCTACAGAACCTGTCCAAGTATTTGTCCAAAGCCTCCAAGTCCAACTTGGGTCGTGTCCGGGCCTTCTACTACTGGATCTGTCATCACGTGGA ATTAGATCTTCGATCCTTtctaaaaaactacaaaaagcCAGTGGCCGCTGAGTTTACGATGCATACCAAGGTAGCCCTTTGTTATGGTTACGCAGAACTCTTTGCTGAACTCTGCAG GTTATCCAGCATCCCCGTGAAGACAATCTATGGATATCTTAAAGGATACGGGTACAACCCAACAAAACCTTTCAAGTACGCCCATTCTACCAATCACGCTTGGAATGCTGTTCACGTGGTCGGCCAGTGGTGTTTGATCGACTGTACTCTGGGCGCTGGTACTGTTGACGAAGAAGGTCATTACATCCGGGAATTTGAAAACTTCTACTTTTTAACCGATCCCGATCAGTTAATTTCGACACATTTTCCATACATGGAGAAGAGTAGAAAAGAAAGCAGACCATGGCAGCTTCTTCAGAAGCCGGTGACTCTGCAGGCGTTCAGTAAACATGTGAACAGAACAATCACAGCTTTTAAATGGGGCGTGGAACTCGTCTCTCACAGCGAGGCTGTGATTCCTGTGACGTTATCCGTAACGGTATTTCTAAAGGGAACTTCTAGAACTCTCTATAACGTTTTAGCACGTTTAACGGACATTAACGGCAAAATACTGAAGAGATACACATTGGTGCAAAATCCAGACCACAACTTGTTTTCAGTTCGAGTACGCCCTCCAAATGTCGGGAAGTTTCGATTGACAGTTTTTGGAAGTGTTGATCAAAGCGACAAGATCCTTCATGAGGTTGTGTTGTATGTTTTACGTTGTAGGCAAACGGAGCCAGTCGTTTATTTATATCCCAAACATCTGGGTATTTGGAGGTCTCGCTCTGATTACCAACAGTATGGATTTGAGCCTGGGGCCGACTCCCCAATGATTGTAAGCCCTAGAGACGGTGATTTGGAGCTTACAATACCCACAAGAAAAGATTTTCCTGTTACGTGTAGAGTGACGCATTCCGAATCCAAAATAAAAGATAtcgaaaattatatattattagaGAAGGCTGAAAATTTCCTTAAGATTAGAGGTCATCTGCCAGAGAAAGGATTCTACAAGTTGCAGATATTTTGCAAAAGTGAATCCGGACCTTACGAGCCAGTTTTGCTATTCCTGATTGATTGTACCAGAGGTGCTATGTTTAACGCATTACCATTTCCTGTTATGTATTCTTCCGCAACAGAGTTTCACTGTCAGTTAATAGAACCACTTGTGCGCGAGTTACCAGAAGAGTCCTCGATAAATATTCGATTTCGTTCAAGTGATATAATTAAAGCAGTTGTGAACGGTCGCAGAATTGAAAAAGGGAATGACAATATCTGGCGCTCCACTGTTCGTACACATACTGCTGGCGGAAGTTTACGCATCGCCGGAACAAACGAACTCAAGGGACGCTACTGGGTTTTGTGGGAATTCACTATTGTCAAGGGACCTAACTCTATAGTGCTGGAAGATATTTTGACAGCAAGGTCAAATACGTCACATCCTCCGATGACGCAACGATCAGATAACCAATCAACGCAAAGAAGGCCAAAACATACATCGAGAATCAAGGAGAAAACGATTGTCATAAAGAAATAA